In one window of Streptomyces roseofulvus DNA:
- the sigJ gene encoding RNA polymerase sigma factor SigJ: MTHRSTAPQDSRPDAAVSGLAAERRRLINLAYRMLGSLAEAEDVVQETYARWYAMPPRQRDAVTSPGGWLTKVAGRICLDVLRSARTRREQYVGEWVPEPLPAHAEWPAGAADDGTADPADRVTLDESVGMAFLVVLESMTPAERVAFVLHDVFRYPFGEVADIVGRTPAACRQLASSARRRIDASRTPVSSKAQQAEVVREFKLAWQAQDIGALIGLLDPDATAVGDGGGLVTALLHPIEGAERIARFFADRTLPGRLAVQECTVNGQPGLAAHLDGAVVSVYAFDIVDGRIRRIWAVLNPEKLRPWKEEIPQLG; encoded by the coding sequence ATGACGCACCGTTCGACCGCGCCGCAGGACAGCCGACCGGACGCGGCGGTGAGCGGCCTCGCCGCCGAGCGCCGCCGCCTGATCAACCTCGCGTACCGGATGCTGGGCTCCCTGGCCGAGGCCGAGGACGTCGTGCAGGAGACGTACGCCCGCTGGTACGCGATGCCCCCGCGGCAACGGGACGCGGTGACGTCCCCCGGGGGATGGCTGACCAAGGTCGCCGGCCGCATCTGCCTCGACGTGCTGCGCTCGGCCCGGACGCGGCGGGAGCAGTACGTGGGGGAGTGGGTGCCCGAGCCGCTGCCGGCGCACGCCGAGTGGCCGGCCGGGGCGGCGGACGACGGCACGGCCGACCCGGCCGACCGCGTGACGCTCGACGAGTCGGTCGGCATGGCCTTCCTCGTCGTGCTCGAATCGATGACGCCGGCGGAACGCGTGGCGTTCGTCCTCCACGACGTCTTCCGGTACCCCTTCGGCGAAGTGGCCGACATCGTCGGCCGCACCCCGGCGGCCTGCCGCCAGCTCGCCTCCTCGGCCCGGCGTCGTATCGACGCCTCGCGGACTCCCGTGTCATCGAAGGCCCAACAGGCCGAAGTCGTACGTGAGTTCAAGCTGGCGTGGCAGGCCCAGGATATCGGCGCCCTCATCGGCCTGCTCGACCCCGACGCCACCGCCGTCGGAGACGGCGGCGGACTCGTCACGGCGCTGCTCCATCCGATCGAGGGCGCTGAGCGGATCGCCCGCTTCTTCGCCGACCGGACCCTCCCGGGCCGCCTCGCCGTCCAAGAGTGCACGGTCAACGGGCAGCCCGGGCTCGCCGCCCACCTGGACGGCGCCGTGGTGTCGGTGTACGCCTTCGACATCGTGGACGGCCGGATCCGGCGGATCTGGGCCGTACTCAACCCGGAGAAGCTCAGGCCGTGGAAGGAGGAGATCCCGCAGCTCGGGTAG
- a CDS encoding LysR family transcriptional regulator, producing MLWERAEVEAFLALAEDLHFGRVAERLGLTTGRISQTIKKLERRIGAPLFERTSRQVVLTPLGRDLATDLAPLAQGMDEAVRRAADRARGTTGLLRAGFLGAAAGQLLLKALELFGKRHPDCRVTLHECQIQDAMTRLHGGELDVLITAFPVPRAITGPVLLSEARVLAVPAGSAWAAHASVSIEVLAEQPVIQLPPDLPRELRHERTPPRTPAGRPVPPGPTAATFPEVLALVAAGEGVFPVGEHARRFYPRPDVAYVALNDAAPVQWGPVWLESNTSTRLRAFVQAATDAHADDRTP from the coding sequence GTGCTGTGGGAACGCGCGGAGGTGGAGGCCTTCCTGGCTCTGGCCGAGGACCTGCACTTCGGACGGGTCGCCGAGAGGCTCGGCCTGACGACCGGCCGGATCAGCCAGACGATCAAGAAGCTGGAACGGCGCATCGGCGCCCCGCTGTTCGAACGCACCAGCCGCCAGGTCGTGCTCACCCCGCTCGGCCGCGACCTGGCGACGGACCTCGCCCCGCTGGCCCAGGGCATGGACGAGGCGGTCCGCAGGGCGGCCGACCGCGCACGCGGCACCACCGGCCTGCTGCGGGCCGGATTCCTGGGCGCGGCGGCCGGCCAGCTCCTCCTCAAGGCGCTCGAACTGTTCGGCAAGCGCCACCCCGACTGCCGGGTGACCCTCCACGAGTGCCAGATCCAGGACGCGATGACGCGGCTGCACGGCGGTGAGCTGGACGTCCTCATCACGGCCTTCCCCGTCCCCCGGGCGATCACCGGGCCGGTCCTGCTGTCCGAGGCCCGGGTCCTGGCCGTGCCGGCCGGATCGGCGTGGGCGGCGCACGCGTCGGTGTCGATCGAGGTCCTCGCCGAGCAGCCCGTGATCCAGCTGCCGCCCGACCTGCCCCGAGAGCTGCGCCACGAACGCACGCCGCCCCGCACCCCCGCGGGCAGGCCCGTGCCACCCGGTCCGACGGCCGCCACCTTTCCCGAGGTCCTGGCCCTGGTCGCCGCGGGCGAGGGCGTCTTCCCCGTCGGCGAGCACGCCCGACGGTTCTACCCGCGCCCCGACGTCGCCTACGTGGCGTTGAACGACGCCGCCCCTGTCCAGTGGGGCCCGGTGTGGCTGGAGAGCAACACCAGCACGCGGCTGCGCGCGTTCGTCCAGGCCGCCACCGACGCCCATGCGGACGACCGCACCCCCTGA
- a CDS encoding NADP-dependent oxidoreductase has product MRAIGQEGFGGPEVLRIVEVERPEAGPAEVLVRIAAAGVNPTDAWHRSSGGLSGGDRPVRLGWDVSGVVEAVGPGVTTLAPGDEVFGMPRHPRPAGCYAEYVTSPARHLARKPSGLTHVQAAALPLAGLTAWQALVDTADVRPGQRVLIHAAAGGVGHLAVQIAKARGAHVIGTARSANHAFVRGLGADEVIDYTETDFTDAAREIDVVVDTVGGAYGPRSLKTLRPGGIVVSLASPAEASLADAARPLGLRSQFMIVEAHGEGLRQLASLVEAGSLRPEVSASLPLEQAAEAHDLIQRGGTRGKVVLTVEHG; this is encoded by the coding sequence ATGCGGGCGATCGGCCAGGAGGGCTTCGGCGGTCCCGAGGTCTTGAGGATCGTCGAGGTGGAGCGGCCCGAGGCCGGGCCCGCCGAGGTGCTCGTGCGGATCGCGGCCGCCGGGGTCAACCCGACCGACGCGTGGCACCGTTCCAGCGGCGGGCTGTCCGGTGGTGACCGTCCCGTCCGGTTGGGCTGGGACGTGTCGGGCGTGGTGGAGGCCGTCGGGCCGGGCGTCACGACCCTCGCGCCCGGTGACGAGGTGTTCGGCATGCCGCGCCATCCGCGGCCCGCCGGGTGCTACGCCGAGTACGTCACCTCACCGGCGCGGCATCTGGCGCGGAAGCCGTCCGGGCTCACCCATGTCCAGGCGGCCGCCTTGCCCCTGGCCGGCCTCACCGCGTGGCAGGCGCTGGTCGACACGGCCGACGTCCGGCCCGGGCAGCGGGTGCTGATCCACGCGGCGGCGGGCGGAGTCGGGCACCTGGCCGTGCAGATCGCCAAGGCGCGGGGCGCCCATGTCATCGGCACCGCCCGATCGGCCAACCACGCCTTCGTCCGCGGCCTGGGCGCCGACGAGGTCATCGACTACACCGAGACCGACTTCACCGACGCGGCCCGCGAGATCGACGTCGTCGTCGACACGGTCGGCGGGGCGTACGGGCCGCGCTCGCTGAAGACCCTGCGCCCCGGAGGCATCGTCGTGTCGCTCGCGTCCCCCGCCGAAGCGTCGCTCGCCGACGCGGCGCGGCCCCTCGGGCTGCGCAGCCAGTTCATGATCGTCGAAGCCCACGGGGAAGGACTGCGGCAGCTCGCCTCGCTGGTCGAGGCCGGCTCGCTGCGCCCCGAGGTCTCGGCCTCCCTGCCGCTGGAACAGGCCGCCGAGGCCCACGACTTGATTCAGCGCGGCGGCACCCGTGGCAAGGTCGTCCTGACCGTGGAACACGGCTGA
- a CDS encoding YdeI/OmpD-associated family protein → MPLGGRSVWFAAGVTQDLEIVAFASAEAFEAWLGENHAVSRGIWLKLRKKGPGIVALDYAQALDVALCYGWIDGQKRSFDDRWWLQRFTPRTARSRWSKVNRDKVAVLIEQGRMRPPGQAEVDRAKADGRWEAAYDGSRTVTVPDDLAAALTAVPGAAEFFERLDRRNRFAILYQIQDAKRAETRARRIEKFVAMLAKGEKPYP, encoded by the coding sequence ATGCCCCTTGGTGGTCGGTCGGTGTGGTTCGCTGCTGGGGTGACTCAGGACTTGGAGATCGTCGCATTCGCATCCGCCGAGGCGTTCGAGGCGTGGCTCGGTGAGAACCATGCCGTCTCGCGCGGCATCTGGCTCAAGTTGCGCAAGAAGGGTCCCGGCATCGTCGCGCTGGACTACGCCCAGGCGCTCGACGTGGCTCTCTGTTACGGGTGGATCGACGGCCAGAAGCGCTCGTTCGACGACCGGTGGTGGCTGCAGCGGTTCACCCCGCGTACGGCGCGCAGCCGGTGGTCCAAGGTCAACCGGGACAAGGTGGCCGTGCTGATCGAGCAGGGCCGGATGCGTCCGCCGGGGCAGGCCGAGGTCGACCGTGCGAAGGCGGACGGGCGCTGGGAGGCGGCGTACGACGGGTCGAGGACCGTCACGGTGCCGGACGACCTCGCGGCGGCCCTGACCGCCGTTCCCGGCGCGGCGGAGTTCTTCGAGAGGCTGGACCGGCGGAACCGCTTCGCGATCCTGTACCAGATCCAGGACGCCAAGAGGGCGGAGACCCGGGCGCGCCGGATCGAGAAGTTCGTCGCGATGCTGGCGAAGGGCGAGAAGCCGTATCCGTAG
- a CDS encoding VCBS repeat-containing protein, with amino-acid sequence MQHRTTGRRLGLAVTAVLSVTALGAGSLATAPTALAASVPVTIDLVNVPAVAEIDKTNGRVTMEWTLSRGDANLDVTLTHVATGKKVTQRLTAPTYSTVFSFTWVPKFEVQEPETLSVVDAPNGAYTVAVKATPDDGVGTPATKSSTMSIVRAFNPHDFNDNGSTDVLARDSDGVLWRSDLQDRPYYNEIRLAQTARIGSGWNVYKQIEAVGNIAGSKHGDVIALDNSGVLWHYQGKGDGGFTTRVRVGSGWGGYNKLAGGSDLNGDGRPDLLATDGAGTLWFYKGTGSSAAPFATRVKVGGGWGVYNHLTAVGNIAGTAAGDLVARDTTGVLWLYQGDGSGKFITRVKVGGGWGGFRQLVGAGDLDNDGRPDLIAYGSSNTDGAYVYRSTGVATTPFTRRNTDLYNYQGNSYSSVA; translated from the coding sequence TTGCAGCACCGCACCACCGGTCGGCGTCTCGGCCTGGCCGTCACGGCCGTCCTCTCCGTCACGGCGCTGGGCGCCGGTTCCCTGGCCACCGCTCCGACCGCGCTCGCGGCCTCCGTCCCTGTCACGATCGACCTGGTCAACGTCCCCGCCGTGGCGGAGATCGACAAGACCAACGGCAGAGTGACCATGGAGTGGACTCTGTCGCGCGGCGACGCCAACCTGGACGTCACGCTCACGCACGTCGCCACCGGCAAGAAGGTCACCCAGCGCCTGACCGCCCCGACGTACAGCACCGTCTTCTCCTTCACCTGGGTGCCGAAGTTCGAGGTGCAGGAGCCCGAAACGCTGTCGGTGGTGGACGCGCCGAACGGCGCGTACACGGTCGCCGTGAAGGCGACGCCGGACGACGGTGTCGGCACGCCCGCCACCAAGAGCTCCACGATGAGCATCGTCCGCGCGTTCAACCCGCACGACTTCAACGACAACGGGTCCACCGACGTCCTCGCCCGGGACTCCGACGGCGTGCTGTGGCGCAGCGACCTGCAGGACCGCCCGTACTACAACGAGATCCGGCTCGCCCAGACCGCCCGGATCGGCTCCGGCTGGAATGTGTACAAGCAGATCGAGGCCGTCGGCAACATCGCCGGCAGCAAGCACGGCGACGTGATCGCCCTCGACAACTCGGGCGTGCTCTGGCACTACCAGGGCAAGGGTGACGGCGGCTTCACCACCCGTGTGCGGGTCGGGTCCGGCTGGGGCGGCTACAACAAGCTCGCGGGCGGCTCGGACCTCAACGGCGACGGGCGCCCCGACCTCCTCGCCACCGACGGCGCCGGCACGCTCTGGTTCTACAAGGGCACGGGCAGCAGCGCCGCGCCGTTCGCGACCCGTGTGAAGGTCGGCGGTGGCTGGGGCGTCTACAACCACCTGACGGCCGTCGGGAACATCGCCGGTACGGCCGCCGGTGACCTCGTCGCCCGCGACACCACCGGCGTCCTGTGGCTCTACCAGGGCGACGGCAGCGGGAAGTTCATCACCCGGGTGAAGGTCGGCGGCGGATGGGGCGGCTTCCGGCAGCTCGTCGGCGCCGGTGACCTCGACAACGACGGGCGTCCTGACCTGATCGCGTACGGGTCGAGCAACACCGACGGCGCGTACGTCTACCGCTCCACGGGCGTGGCCACCACGCCGTTCACGCGCAGGAACACGGACCTGTACAACTACCAGGGGAACAGCTACAGCAGCGTCGCCTGA
- a CDS encoding DUF6584 family protein, whose product MPLSETLARVDADLHAGRVPVARQRLRGLVSSFPDDLTLRRRLAEVYRLYGDAAEAGRWMYLEEDRDADETVAFEARYGSPAWRMKALAWRGPEAKAGSAFAEQQLAAVRTACAEELGHAVDWDNPSSYEDGLEDAYEEPAAEPWTVGSVLAAGGCLVAALAFLAVWVYGLVALFD is encoded by the coding sequence ATGCCCCTGAGTGAGACCCTCGCCCGAGTCGATGCCGACCTGCACGCCGGCCGGGTTCCCGTCGCGCGCCAGCGCCTGCGCGGGCTCGTGTCCTCCTTCCCGGACGACCTGACGCTCCGCAGGCGGCTGGCCGAGGTGTACCGGCTGTACGGCGACGCCGCCGAGGCCGGACGCTGGATGTACCTCGAAGAGGACCGCGACGCCGACGAGACCGTCGCCTTCGAGGCGCGGTACGGGTCCCCGGCGTGGCGGATGAAGGCCCTCGCCTGGCGCGGCCCCGAGGCGAAGGCGGGCAGCGCCTTCGCCGAGCAGCAGCTGGCAGCGGTGCGCACCGCCTGCGCCGAGGAGCTGGGGCACGCCGTCGACTGGGACAACCCCAGCTCCTACGAGGACGGCCTGGAGGACGCGTACGAGGAGCCGGCGGCCGAGCCCTGGACGGTCGGCAGTGTGCTGGCGGCCGGCGGCTGCCTGGTGGCCGCCCTCGCGTTCCTCGCGGTCTGGGTCTACGGACTCGTCGCCCTCTTCGACTGA
- a CDS encoding methyltransferase: protein MDTAAPQEPLADRGLIVQLAFGSMASQTVRAALRLGVFDLIGDGRRPAREVAADAGAEHQPMTRLLRALAGLGLMEEHEPDTFSATTAGALLDSGRPDSLVSFVRMFTDPAIVRAWDGLETSVRTGGIAFDAVFGTDFFSHLGRHPELSADFNAAMSQASEETAAVLPHAYDFGRFTSVTDVGGGDGSVLAGILAAHPELTGVLHDTEDGLGQAPKTLDRHGVADRCSLAAGDFFRSVPGGSDLYLIKSVLHDWSDDQAVTILGHCREALPPGGRVLIVEPVLPEVVGTGADAHAADGGITYLSDLNMLVNLGGRERTRKEFEAVCHRAGLSVVSATPLQGAAPFSLIETVAC, encoded by the coding sequence ATGGACACAGCTGCTCCCCAAGAGCCCTTGGCCGACCGAGGTCTGATCGTCCAGCTCGCCTTCGGCAGCATGGCCTCGCAGACCGTGCGCGCGGCCCTGCGCCTCGGCGTCTTCGACCTGATCGGCGACGGCCGGCGGCCGGCCCGCGAGGTCGCCGCCGACGCGGGAGCCGAGCACCAGCCCATGACGAGGCTGTTGCGCGCCCTCGCCGGCCTGGGCCTGATGGAGGAGCACGAACCCGACACGTTCTCCGCGACCACCGCCGGCGCCCTTCTCGACTCCGGCCGCCCCGACTCGCTCGTCTCGTTCGTCCGGATGTTCACCGACCCGGCGATCGTGCGGGCCTGGGACGGCCTGGAGACCAGCGTCCGCACCGGCGGCATCGCGTTCGACGCCGTCTTCGGCACCGACTTCTTCAGCCATCTCGGCCGACACCCGGAGCTGTCCGCCGACTTCAACGCGGCGATGAGCCAGGCCTCCGAGGAGACGGCCGCCGTGCTGCCGCACGCCTACGACTTCGGCCGCTTCACTTCGGTCACCGACGTCGGCGGCGGCGACGGAAGCGTCCTGGCCGGCATCCTCGCCGCGCACCCGGAGCTCACCGGCGTCCTCCACGACACCGAGGACGGTCTGGGCCAGGCGCCGAAGACGCTCGACCGGCACGGAGTGGCGGACCGCTGCTCCCTGGCCGCAGGGGACTTCTTCCGCTCCGTGCCCGGCGGCTCGGACCTGTACCTGATCAAGAGCGTCCTGCACGACTGGTCGGACGATCAGGCGGTCACGATCCTCGGGCACTGCCGCGAGGCACTGCCGCCCGGCGGCCGCGTCCTGATCGTGGAGCCGGTGCTGCCCGAAGTCGTGGGTACGGGCGCCGATGCGCACGCCGCAGACGGCGGGATCACCTACCTCAGCGACCTCAACATGCTGGTGAACCTGGGCGGGAGGGAACGTACCCGCAAGGAGTTCGAAGCGGTGTGCCACCGCGCGGGACTGTCCGTCGTGTCGGCGACGCCGCTGCAGGGGGCGGCCCCGTTCTCCCTGATCGAGACGGTGGCCTGCTGA
- a CDS encoding helix-turn-helix domain-containing protein has product MHSDDVDAETGAVAVAGAVDHGSDGGQAADGGWEEVRPGGAPAVPGVRMAGFRDRVGQALDLRVLPQPAVVVVIGLGNEPFTVEGGTAQGPSTSSHRHPGLVASLSPGPTRIHGRDVECIEMCLSPGTAYALLGVSPHELHGAVVGLEDLWGRGERQLREQVAAATAWHERFRLVSEFLVRRAARGRSMAPEVAGVWDTIVARGGRVRVDDLAASCGWSRKRLWSRFHAQIGLTPKRAAMLVRFDRAAQALRAGGNAADVALAHGYADQSHLHRDVLAFAGCTPTALAGL; this is encoded by the coding sequence ATGCACAGCGACGACGTGGATGCGGAGACCGGAGCCGTGGCCGTGGCGGGGGCCGTGGACCATGGTTCCGACGGCGGCCAGGCAGCCGACGGCGGGTGGGAGGAAGTGCGGCCCGGCGGCGCGCCTGCCGTCCCCGGTGTCCGGATGGCCGGCTTCCGGGATCGCGTCGGCCAGGCACTGGACCTGCGGGTGCTGCCCCAGCCTGCCGTGGTCGTCGTCATCGGCCTGGGGAACGAGCCGTTCACGGTCGAAGGCGGCACCGCGCAAGGACCCTCGACGAGTTCGCACCGTCATCCCGGCCTCGTCGCCTCGTTGTCGCCCGGTCCCACACGGATCCACGGGCGGGACGTCGAGTGCATCGAGATGTGCCTGTCGCCCGGTACCGCTTACGCGCTGCTGGGGGTGTCGCCGCACGAACTGCACGGGGCGGTCGTCGGGCTGGAAGACCTGTGGGGGCGGGGGGAACGGCAGCTCCGGGAACAGGTGGCCGCCGCCACCGCGTGGCACGAACGTTTCAGGCTGGTGAGCGAGTTCCTCGTCCGCCGGGCCGCCCGGGGCCGGTCGATGGCCCCCGAGGTCGCCGGTGTGTGGGACACCATCGTGGCGCGCGGGGGCCGGGTTCGGGTCGACGACCTCGCCGCGTCCTGCGGGTGGAGCCGTAAGCGGCTGTGGTCCCGGTTCCATGCCCAGATCGGCCTCACACCCAAGCGCGCCGCCATGCTCGTCCGCTTCGACCGGGCCGCCCAGGCCCTGCGCGCCGGGGGGAACGCCGCGGACGTCGCCCTGGCGCACGGCTACGCCGACCAGTCCCACCTGCACCGCGACGTCCTCGCCTTCGCCGGGTGCACGCCAACGGCCCTGGCCGGCCTCTGA
- a CDS encoding phosphatidate cytidylyltransferase, giving the protein MTTVAAVVPYLGGALAVGGVAVAASRRRELMVRWCVWALGVPLVTAAFWLGPPGIAVLATVVGVVAVAEFGGLLRLGPVDRVVLGAAVVGLVLTAWLAPGELLRVGAAGALAIAAVPLLSGDAEHGLHRLAAGLLGLVWLGVLAGLVLSGALGLVLFVAVSIADIVAYAAGRRLGGPRLSPLSPAKRWSGTLVGAAGGLLTLAVLSSLTWQTAVAVAVGGPLGDLLESMVKRGAHAKDAGRWLPGSGGLLDRIDSLLVALAVVWVLG; this is encoded by the coding sequence GTGACGACGGTCGCCGCGGTCGTGCCGTACCTCGGCGGGGCGCTGGCGGTCGGTGGCGTCGCGGTGGCGGCGAGTCGGCGCCGTGAGCTGATGGTCCGCTGGTGCGTGTGGGCGCTCGGAGTGCCCCTGGTCACGGCCGCGTTCTGGCTCGGGCCGCCGGGGATCGCGGTCCTCGCGACCGTGGTGGGCGTGGTCGCGGTGGCGGAGTTCGGGGGGCTGCTCCGGTTGGGCCCGGTGGACCGGGTGGTGCTGGGCGCGGCGGTCGTCGGGCTCGTCCTGACCGCGTGGCTGGCTCCCGGGGAGCTGCTCCGGGTGGGGGCGGCCGGGGCGCTGGCGATCGCCGCGGTGCCGCTGCTCTCGGGCGACGCGGAGCACGGGCTGCACCGCTTGGCGGCGGGTCTGCTGGGGCTCGTGTGGCTGGGCGTCCTCGCCGGTCTCGTCTTGTCCGGGGCGCTGGGCCTCGTGCTGTTCGTGGCCGTGTCGATCGCCGACATCGTCGCGTACGCGGCGGGCCGCCGCCTCGGCGGCCCGCGGCTCTCGCCGCTGTCGCCCGCCAAGCGGTGGAGCGGCACGCTGGTCGGGGCGGCGGGCGGGCTCCTCACGCTGGCCGTTCTGTCCTCGCTGACCTGGCAGACGGCGGTGGCCGTGGCGGTCGGCGGTCCGCTCGGCGACCTGCTGGAGTCGATGGTCAAGCGCGGCGCCCACGCCAAGGACGCCGGCCGCTGGCTCCCCGGCTCCGGCGGCCTCCTCGACCGGATCGACTCCCTCCTCGTCGCGCTGGCGGTGGTGTGGGTGCTGGGGTGA
- a CDS encoding aminotransferase class I/II-fold pyridoxal phosphate-dependent enzyme has protein sequence MDHALQLRTATPRDLDWIHELRHRVYAEELGQHPVEPSGRLRDGLDGDNVYLVAARGGTRIGFVSLTPPWVGRYSLDKYLTREELPVLGEEAPFEIRVLTVEEKWRSTVAAPLLMYAALRWTAARGGRRVVAMGRTELLDMYLAAGLRPVGRTIRSGAVSFEVLSGTVAELTAAVAERHGRTLERLRRGLDWRLDVPFAPRADGCEHGGAFFSAIGTDFRTLSRRHEVVAADVLDAWFPPSPEVRAVLSEDPGWAARTSPPTGAEGLLAEIARVRGLPVESLAVGAGSSDLIFRAFGRWLTPGSRVLLLDPGYGEYAHVTERVIGCRVDRLQLRREDGWLLDPARLAAATGDGRYDLVVVVNPNNPTGRHAPADALRAVIAASPVRTRWWIDEAYLGYVDPADSLAGFASADERVVVCTSLSKMYALSGMRAAYLVTGPETATELRRWTPPWPVSLPAQLAAVTALRDPAYYAACWSRTHVLRGELADGLRALDGFSSVDEGAANFLTVTLPPSGPSAAELVRACRRHDVFLRDLSPMSPAYEGRTVRIAVRDTTENARIVAACASALDALGLPAAPLSGVPGRASAGAHR, from the coding sequence ATGGACCACGCCCTGCAGCTGCGCACTGCCACGCCTCGGGATCTCGACTGGATCCACGAACTGCGTCACCGGGTGTACGCGGAGGAGCTCGGCCAGCATCCGGTGGAGCCGTCGGGACGGCTGAGGGACGGGCTCGACGGCGACAACGTGTATCTCGTGGCGGCGCGCGGCGGGACGCGGATCGGTTTCGTCAGCCTCACCCCGCCGTGGGTCGGCCGCTACTCGCTCGACAAGTACCTGACGCGCGAGGAGCTGCCGGTCCTGGGCGAGGAGGCTCCGTTCGAGATCCGCGTGCTGACCGTCGAGGAGAAGTGGCGGTCCACCGTGGCGGCGCCGCTCCTCATGTACGCGGCGCTGCGCTGGACGGCGGCGCGGGGCGGTCGCCGGGTGGTGGCGATGGGACGGACGGAGCTGCTCGACATGTACCTCGCCGCCGGGCTGCGGCCGGTGGGGCGCACGATCCGCTCGGGCGCGGTGTCGTTCGAGGTCCTCAGCGGCACCGTCGCCGAGCTGACGGCGGCCGTCGCGGAGCGCCACGGCAGGACCCTGGAACGGCTGCGGAGGGGCCTCGACTGGCGGCTCGACGTGCCCTTCGCTCCGCGTGCGGACGGCTGCGAGCACGGCGGGGCGTTCTTCTCGGCGATCGGCACCGATTTCCGGACGCTGAGCCGACGTCACGAGGTGGTGGCGGCGGATGTGCTGGACGCCTGGTTCCCGCCGTCCCCCGAGGTGCGCGCGGTCCTCTCGGAGGATCCGGGGTGGGCCGCCCGTACCTCGCCGCCGACGGGCGCGGAGGGGCTGCTCGCGGAGATCGCCCGGGTCCGCGGGCTGCCGGTGGAGTCGCTGGCCGTCGGGGCGGGGTCGTCCGATCTGATCTTCCGGGCGTTCGGCCGGTGGCTGACGCCGGGGAGCCGGGTGCTCCTGCTCGACCCGGGCTATGGAGAGTACGCCCATGTCACCGAGCGGGTGATCGGCTGCCGTGTCGACCGGCTCCAGCTGCGCCGGGAGGACGGCTGGCTCCTCGACCCGGCCCGGCTCGCCGCCGCGACCGGCGACGGACGGTACGACCTCGTGGTGGTGGTCAACCCGAACAACCCGACCGGCCGGCACGCCCCGGCCGACGCCCTGCGCGCCGTGATCGCTGCCTCGCCCGTGCGGACGCGGTGGTGGATCGACGAGGCGTACCTGGGGTACGTCGATCCGGCGGACTCGCTCGCCGGGTTCGCCTCGGCCGATGAGCGGGTCGTGGTCTGCACCTCGCTGTCGAAGATGTACGCGCTGTCGGGGATGCGGGCCGCGTACCTGGTGACCGGCCCCGAGACGGCGACGGAGCTGCGGCGTTGGACGCCGCCGTGGCCCGTGAGCCTGCCGGCCCAGCTGGCCGCCGTCACGGCGCTGCGCGATCCGGCGTACTACGCCGCGTGCTGGTCCCGCACGCACGTGCTGCGCGGAGAACTGGCCGACGGTCTGCGGGCCCTGGACGGTTTCTCCTCGGTCGACGAGGGGGCGGCGAACTTCCTGACGGTGACGCTGCCGCCGTCCGGGCCGAGCGCGGCGGAGCTGGTACGCGCGTGCCGCCGGCACGACGTGTTCCTGCGGGACCTCTCGCCGATGTCGCCTGCGTACGAGGGGCGGACGGTCCGGATCGCCGTCCGCGACACGACGGAGAACGCGCGGATCGTGGCCGCGTGCGCGAGCGCCCTGGACGCCCTGGGCCTTCCTGCCGCACCGTTGTCCGGCGTTCCGGGGCGGGCCTCCGCCGGAGCGCACCGGTGA
- a CDS encoding SMI1/KNR4 family protein, which translates to MAQQISSPSASWSRIDAWLATHAGREVALLRPPAAQDDIEQAERLLGPLPGDLVESLRCHDGVSAWAAFLPEQSPLSVSGIVDRWQICMDVAAENDGLARRPWDDEPWWHPLWIPWAESADGGVQVIDGRPGPDTGRLGWAGHSGGGDFTDSWPDLASLLHAVARALHDGGGVRGLHPYLTADGGLWWDDVGCEELDGRPLRAAPVGLL; encoded by the coding sequence ATGGCACAGCAGATCTCGTCCCCCTCGGCATCCTGGAGCCGGATCGACGCCTGGCTGGCGACGCACGCGGGGCGTGAGGTCGCCTTGCTCCGTCCGCCTGCGGCACAGGACGACATCGAGCAGGCGGAGCGGCTTCTCGGCCCGCTGCCCGGTGACCTCGTCGAGTCCCTGCGCTGCCATGACGGGGTGAGCGCGTGGGCTGCCTTCCTGCCGGAACAGTCACCGCTCTCGGTGAGCGGCATCGTGGACCGTTGGCAGATCTGCATGGACGTCGCGGCGGAGAACGACGGGCTGGCTCGTCGTCCTTGGGACGACGAGCCGTGGTGGCACCCTCTCTGGATTCCCTGGGCCGAGAGCGCCGATGGCGGGGTGCAGGTGATCGACGGACGTCCCGGCCCCGACACGGGCCGCCTCGGTTGGGCGGGCCACAGTGGTGGGGGCGACTTCACCGACTCCTGGCCCGATCTCGCGTCCCTGCTGCACGCGGTCGCCCGGGCGCTTCACGACGGCGGTGGCGTTCGGGGACTTCATCCGTATCTCACCGCCGACGGTGGGCTCTGGTGGGATGACGTCGGCTGTGAGGAACTCGACGGTCGACCGCTGAGGGCGGCACCCGTCGGACTTCTTTGA